The proteins below come from a single Asanoa ferruginea genomic window:
- a CDS encoding branched-chain amino acid ABC transporter permease, with amino-acid sequence MATFVTVFVSGLALGSISALVALGFIVTYKATGIINFAQGGLVTLGGYLGYLTAVQFGLDWWVAYPVVVVLMFFVGVAVERIVHAPLRSRPELVVVIATLGVGLVISAVLLEFYGTETRTLPALLPGKVVDIAGANIAAYDLVIIGVTAVGVTLLALMFNRTQLGRQFRAASLDPEVAQLQGIPVKAFGMFAFGLGGALAAVAGLMLAPRASLETNFGFTAMIAAFAAAVIGGFGRFAGVIVGALVLGLVEQLGTQYVAYQFKAVYPFALMILIVAIAPRGVLGSQSRVRV; translated from the coding sequence TTGGCCACATTCGTGACCGTCTTCGTTTCCGGGCTGGCGCTGGGTTCCATCTCGGCGCTGGTCGCGCTGGGCTTCATCGTCACCTACAAGGCGACCGGCATCATCAACTTCGCGCAGGGCGGTCTCGTCACGCTCGGCGGCTACCTCGGCTACCTGACCGCCGTGCAGTTCGGCCTGGACTGGTGGGTCGCGTACCCCGTCGTGGTGGTGCTGATGTTCTTCGTCGGGGTGGCCGTCGAGCGCATCGTGCACGCGCCGCTGCGCAGCCGCCCCGAACTCGTGGTGGTCATCGCGACCCTCGGCGTCGGGCTGGTCATCTCGGCCGTCCTGCTGGAGTTCTACGGCACCGAGACCCGCACGCTGCCGGCACTGCTGCCGGGCAAGGTGGTCGACATCGCCGGCGCCAACATCGCGGCGTACGACCTCGTGATCATCGGGGTGACCGCCGTCGGCGTGACGCTGCTGGCGCTGATGTTCAATCGCACCCAGCTCGGCCGGCAGTTCCGGGCCGCCTCGTTGGACCCGGAAGTCGCGCAGCTGCAAGGCATCCCGGTCAAGGCGTTCGGCATGTTCGCCTTCGGCCTCGGTGGCGCGCTCGCCGCGGTCGCCGGGCTGATGCTGGCACCGCGGGCCTCGCTGGAGACCAACTTCGGCTTCACCGCGATGATCGCGGCGTTCGCGGCGGCCGTCATCGGCGGCTTCGGCCGGTTCGCGGGTGTCATCGTCGGCGCCCTCGTGCTGGGGCTGGTCGAACAGCTCGGCACGCAGTACGTCGCCTACCAGTTCAAGGCGGTGTACCCGTTCGCCCTCATGATCCTCATCGTGGCGATCGCGCCGCGCGGAGTCCTAGGGAGCCAGTCCCGTGTCCGTGTCTGA
- a CDS encoding branched-chain amino acid ABC transporter permease, whose amino-acid sequence MSEKEATAAPPDRSAPSVDQVWRRRRTGDHLRLVQIAVVTAILCALPLFAADDYQYTVLGLMLIYAIAGVGFYLILGLSGQFAFSHAATMGIGAYSAAYAARTHGFWLSVLFALVVCAILATVFKLLLWRASDFYFGIATLGLASVTIIVFRAWEWFTGPASNTSMLTAPTIFGHQVTTPAGYYWLFVVFFVVAMLIVYRLRTSATYREAIAVRDKPLTAAGLGIRNTRNQLVIFVIGSCYAAVAGALYAQSQGFISSPSFDLNLGINLFVVVIVGGMHSMWGSLLGAAFVVVLPELIRPAADHRQLILAAVLVITIVLLPEGLMGLARPLTKRLGQARSRKEVGS is encoded by the coding sequence GTGTCTGAGAAAGAAGCGACGGCCGCACCCCCGGACCGCTCGGCCCCGTCCGTCGACCAGGTCTGGCGCCGGCGCCGGACCGGCGACCATCTCCGGCTGGTGCAGATCGCCGTGGTCACCGCCATCCTCTGCGCCCTGCCGTTGTTCGCGGCCGACGACTACCAATACACGGTGCTCGGGCTGATGCTGATCTACGCGATCGCGGGCGTCGGCTTCTACCTGATCCTCGGCCTGTCCGGGCAGTTCGCGTTCTCGCACGCGGCGACGATGGGCATCGGTGCCTACAGCGCCGCGTATGCCGCCCGCACCCACGGTTTCTGGCTCAGCGTGCTGTTCGCCCTCGTCGTCTGCGCCATCCTCGCGACGGTCTTCAAGCTGTTGCTCTGGCGCGCGTCGGACTTCTACTTCGGCATCGCCACGCTGGGCCTGGCGTCGGTCACCATCATCGTGTTCCGCGCCTGGGAATGGTTCACCGGCCCGGCGAGCAACACCTCGATGCTGACCGCGCCGACCATCTTCGGGCACCAGGTCACCACGCCGGCCGGCTACTACTGGCTGTTCGTCGTGTTCTTCGTGGTGGCCATGCTGATCGTCTACCGGCTGCGCACCTCGGCCACGTACCGCGAGGCGATCGCCGTCCGCGACAAGCCGCTGACCGCGGCCGGCCTCGGCATCCGCAACACCCGCAACCAACTGGTCATCTTCGTCATCGGCTCGTGCTACGCGGCCGTCGCCGGCGCGCTCTACGCGCAGAGCCAGGGCTTCATCTCCTCGCCGAGCTTCGACCTCAACCTCGGCATCAACCTGTTCGTCGTCGTGATCGTCGGCGGCATGCACTCGATGTGGGGCTCGCTGCTGGGCGCCGCGTTCGTGGTCGTGCTCCCCGAGTTGATCCGGCCGGCGGCCGACCACCGGCAGCTCATCCTGGCCGCCGTGCTCGTCATCACCATCGTGCTGCTGCCCGAGGGCCTGATGGGCCTCGCGCGGCCGCTGACAAAACGACTGGGACAGGCGCGCTCCCGCAAGGAGGTTGGATCGTGA